One Actinomycetota bacterium DNA window includes the following coding sequences:
- a CDS encoding META domain-containing protein — MLMRRRRYLLIAVPLTMVGLLASGCSSDASNSDSSPSEPIATPYSASAAPSTSSAVAAPAPKSPSLVGATWQLTAFASSTGAMTKATTAPSAGTLEFTADGKLSGSTGCNSFNGTYKRSGSSLTIEVGPMTMMACNGAAATQESAVLANLALVDNFTIGARLQLKMESSTVLTYEAGMTGLAGSSWVATGINNGKAAVVSDANTSRVTAKFDTEGRISGSGGCNTYTATFTASGKNALKIGPAASTMMACEPESIMTTEQQYFAALAKVTSYKRDANRLTLMDSSGATQVTYIPAS; from the coding sequence ATGTTGATGCGCAGGCGCCGGTATCTGTTGATTGCAGTTCCATTGACCATGGTGGGGCTCCTTGCCTCCGGGTGCAGTTCGGATGCGTCGAACTCAGACAGCTCCCCATCTGAACCGATCGCCACTCCATACTCGGCGAGCGCTGCCCCCTCAACGAGCAGCGCAGTTGCCGCACCAGCGCCAAAGAGTCCCTCGCTCGTGGGCGCGACTTGGCAGCTCACCGCATTTGCATCGTCCACGGGTGCGATGACAAAGGCGACCACAGCTCCCTCTGCAGGCACTCTTGAATTCACCGCAGACGGCAAGCTCTCGGGATCCACCGGCTGCAATAGCTTCAACGGGACGTACAAGCGCTCAGGTTCATCGCTGACCATTGAAGTTGGACCAATGACGATGATGGCGTGCAACGGCGCTGCAGCGACTCAAGAAAGTGCTGTGCTGGCGAATCTGGCGTTGGTGGACAACTTCACCATCGGCGCCAGGCTGCAGCTCAAGATGGAGAGTTCCACGGTCCTCACCTACGAGGCCGGTATGACCGGACTGGCTGGATCGTCATGGGTGGCCACCGGCATCAACAACGGCAAGGCCGCGGTTGTCAGCGATGCCAACACATCGAGGGTGACGGCCAAATTCGACACCGAAGGCAGAATCTCAGGCAGCGGCGGATGCAATACCTACACCGCGACCTTCACTGCTTCGGGCAAGAACGCATTGAAGATCGGCCCGGCCGCCTCAACCATGATGGCCTGCGAACCGGAGTCAATCATGACCACAGAGCAGCAGTATTTTGCGGCACTCGCAAAAGTGACCAGCTACAAGCGCGACGCAAATCGGCTCACATTGATGGATTCGAGCGGGGCAACGCAGGTGACGTACATTCCTGCTTCATAA
- a CDS encoding alpha/beta hydrolase — MSALSRELRFSNERGEQLAATFQWAHTSVPSPGVLLCQGLSGVRNLVMPEVAEALADAGIATLRFDYSGFGESEGDRGWINPLDRANDARIALAALQAQAEVDSNRIGVYGHSYGGPVALQLAASVPDLGALAAISSPGSGTDMLRAARPAWDWVALKRQVLDERGRIDRGEAPAIVPIEQIFPFSPAFAAGYAKLKQSQGGTSALQGTHGLGKDSFYLASVDCMASLRLLPLATGIVNCPCLFISGELDDTAPIETIEPIFESIPATKEWIVVAGADHNALDSDPGLRAALASVTTWFQSHLCVQPSP; from the coding sequence ATGTCAGCCCTGTCGCGGGAGCTGCGTTTCAGCAATGAACGCGGTGAACAACTGGCCGCAACATTTCAGTGGGCGCACACATCCGTGCCCAGTCCTGGAGTTCTGTTGTGTCAGGGCCTGTCGGGAGTCCGCAACCTTGTGATGCCTGAGGTAGCTGAAGCCTTGGCTGATGCCGGCATCGCCACTTTGCGATTCGACTACAGCGGTTTTGGTGAGAGCGAAGGTGATCGCGGGTGGATCAACCCGTTGGATCGTGCCAATGATGCTCGAATTGCCCTGGCAGCGCTCCAGGCGCAAGCTGAAGTCGATTCCAACAGAATCGGCGTCTATGGCCATAGTTACGGCGGCCCTGTCGCGTTGCAGCTTGCTGCCTCAGTTCCAGACCTTGGCGCGCTGGCTGCCATCTCGAGTCCCGGATCAGGCACGGACATGCTGCGCGCGGCTCGGCCTGCATGGGATTGGGTTGCCCTGAAGCGACAAGTCCTCGATGAACGCGGGCGCATCGATCGAGGCGAGGCACCCGCGATTGTCCCAATCGAGCAGATCTTCCCGTTCAGCCCGGCATTCGCGGCTGGCTACGCAAAGTTGAAGCAGTCGCAGGGCGGCACTAGTGCCTTGCAGGGAACTCACGGCTTGGGCAAGGACTCCTTCTATCTCGCCAGCGTTGACTGCATGGCGAGCTTGCGCTTGTTGCCACTGGCCACCGGCATCGTGAACTGCCCCTGCCTGTTCATCAGCGGTGAGTTGGATGACACTGCGCCAATTGAGACCATCGAGCCGATCTTTGAGTCGATACCGGCGACAAAGGAGTGGATCGTCGTTGCGGGAGCCGATCACAATGCACTCGATAGCGATCCCGGATTGCGCGCCGCTTTGGCATCGGTAACAACTTGGTTTCAGTCCCATCTTTGCGTGCAGCCAAGCCCTTGA
- a CDS encoding nitrite/sulfite reductase, with the protein MTTTTGTTRPAKSNGQWAVDGDAPLNPNEVMKQEADGLSVRHRVETIYALEGFDSIPSDDLRGRLRWWGLYTQRKPGIDGGKTAALEPEELEDSHFMLRVRSDGGRLTLEQLRTIAGISNDFGQGTADVTDRQNIQLHWIRIEDVPEIWRRLEAVGLSSAQACGDVPRVILGSPVAGVAVDEIIDGTPAIEQIISKFLLDPELANLPRKFKSAISGSPRLDVAHEINDISFVGVVHPEHGPGFDLWVGGGLSTNPHLAVRLGAWVPIEDVPEVWVSVVKIFRDYGYRRLRTKARLKFLVSDWGAEKFRQVLEDDYLGRKLIDGPSIDETGQRDHVGVYPQKDGRNYVGAAPTVGRLSGERLAALADIAEAAGSDRVHLTADQKIVVLNVEPANVEALVTALRTIGLEVFPTQFRRSTMACTGVEFCKLAITNTKDRATALISELEERLPEYNLPLAVHINGCPNSCARIQVADIGLKGMRALDADGNDVEGFQIHLGGRLGHESGFGRTVKGLRLPADELPNYIERVVNRFTEEREDDESFSTWALRADDEAIR; encoded by the coding sequence ATGACCACCACGACCGGCACCACCCGCCCCGCCAAATCCAATGGCCAATGGGCGGTGGACGGTGATGCCCCATTGAATCCCAATGAGGTCATGAAGCAGGAGGCCGACGGACTCTCGGTGCGTCATCGCGTGGAGACCATCTACGCCCTTGAGGGCTTTGACTCCATCCCGAGCGATGACCTTCGCGGACGTCTTCGCTGGTGGGGTCTGTACACGCAGCGAAAGCCCGGTATCGATGGCGGCAAGACCGCTGCCCTTGAGCCAGAAGAGCTTGAAGACTCCCATTTCATGCTGCGCGTGCGCTCTGACGGGGGTCGCTTGACTCTGGAGCAATTGCGCACCATCGCTGGCATCTCCAATGACTTTGGTCAGGGCACTGCTGACGTCACCGATCGACAGAACATCCAACTCCACTGGATCCGCATCGAAGACGTGCCAGAGATCTGGCGTCGGCTTGAGGCAGTTGGCCTGTCCAGTGCCCAAGCTTGTGGTGACGTTCCCCGCGTCATCTTGGGCTCACCAGTGGCAGGCGTTGCGGTTGACGAGATCATCGATGGCACTCCAGCGATCGAGCAGATCATCAGCAAGTTCCTCCTTGACCCTGAGTTGGCCAACTTGCCCCGCAAGTTCAAGTCGGCGATCAGCGGTTCACCGCGCTTGGATGTCGCGCACGAAATCAATGACATTTCCTTCGTCGGGGTGGTTCACCCAGAGCATGGACCGGGATTTGACCTCTGGGTCGGTGGCGGACTTTCCACAAATCCGCATTTGGCAGTCCGTCTTGGCGCATGGGTACCGATCGAAGATGTGCCCGAGGTCTGGGTCAGCGTGGTCAAGATCTTCCGCGATTACGGCTACCGCCGCCTGCGCACCAAGGCCCGCCTGAAGTTCCTGGTCTCTGATTGGGGTGCCGAGAAATTCCGCCAGGTGCTTGAGGACGATTACCTGGGTCGCAAGCTCATCGACGGCCCGTCGATTGACGAAACCGGCCAGCGCGACCACGTTGGCGTGTATCCACAGAAGGACGGCCGCAACTACGTCGGAGCCGCTCCCACTGTTGGTCGACTGTCCGGGGAGCGACTTGCCGCACTCGCCGATATTGCCGAGGCCGCCGGCTCCGATCGCGTGCACTTGACTGCTGATCAGAAGATCGTCGTGCTCAATGTTGAGCCAGCAAATGTCGAGGCGCTTGTCACAGCTCTTCGCACAATCGGGCTTGAGGTCTTTCCGACCCAGTTCCGCCGCAGCACGATGGCATGCACAGGTGTTGAATTCTGCAAGCTGGCCATCACCAACACCAAGGATCGTGCAACTGCCCTGATCTCGGAGTTGGAAGAGCGGCTGCCTGAGTACAACCTGCCGCTGGCTGTGCACATCAACGGTTGCCCGAACTCCTGCGCGCGGATTCAGGTTGCTGACATCGGCTTGAAGGGCATGCGTGCCCTGGATGCTGATGGCAACGATGTTGAAGGCTTTCAGATTCACCTCGGTGGCCGACTTGGTCATGAGTCGGGCTTTGGACGGACTGTCAAGGGCTTGCGCCTCCCAGCCGATGAGCTTCCCAACTACATCGAACGAGTGGTGAATCGCTTCACCGAGGAGCGTGAAGATGACGAGTCGTTCAGCACCTGGGCCCTACGGGCAGATGATGAGGCGATCAGATGA
- a CDS encoding SDR family oxidoreductase, translating into MATSAPRKILVTGGSKGWGEAIVDRFVDEGCEVFINFAHDRAAADAVADNARTRGSIAHVIQADMGTDEGIQSLFADLAKLTEGLDVVVHNAFHLTNADPLSADRAQWLRAMEVGPLALMSIAQLAAPLLPSGTGRIIATSSVATTRLFHPTQGLGYFPMAVAKGALEVSVRYLATELAPREITVNAVAAAYIGTPNLLQAPEAFLQAIARKTPYGRIPSAREMANTVYMLASADAAFTTGQILVADGGFTLV; encoded by the coding sequence ATGGCTACGTCAGCACCGCGCAAGATCTTGGTCACCGGGGGTTCCAAGGGCTGGGGTGAGGCGATCGTGGACCGCTTTGTCGATGAAGGCTGTGAAGTGTTCATCAATTTTGCGCACGATCGTGCGGCTGCTGATGCCGTCGCCGACAATGCGCGCACTCGGGGTTCGATTGCGCACGTCATCCAAGCCGACATGGGAACCGACGAGGGAATCCAGTCGCTGTTTGCCGATCTCGCCAAACTCACTGAGGGACTCGACGTCGTCGTGCATAACGCCTTTCATCTCACCAACGCCGATCCGCTGTCGGCAGATCGCGCGCAGTGGCTTCGTGCGATGGAAGTTGGCCCCCTCGCGCTGATGTCAATTGCGCAGTTGGCCGCTCCTTTACTGCCTTCTGGGACTGGTCGCATCATTGCCACGAGCAGTGTGGCCACCACTCGTCTGTTTCACCCGACCCAAGGCCTTGGCTACTTTCCGATGGCCGTTGCCAAGGGCGCGCTTGAAGTCTCGGTGCGCTATTTGGCAACAGAATTGGCGCCAAGGGAGATCACAGTGAATGCGGTGGCAGCCGCCTACATCGGAACTCCCAATCTCCTGCAAGCACCCGAAGCTTTTCTGCAGGCCATCGCGCGTAAGACTCCCTACGGCCGCATCCCAAGTGCCCGCGAGATGGCCAACACTGTGTACATGCTCGCCTCGGCAGATGCTGCTTTCACGACTGGTCAGATTCTGGTGGCAGATGGCGGCTTCACGCTCGTCTGA
- a CDS encoding phosphoadenylyl-sulfate reductase, producing the protein MTVVQRSDARVLQAVARYATAGLEGADAAEVIRWAADSFAGRVVSTQAMANTSMSHLISTIAPEIPVVFLDTGYHFPETLATRDDLVARTNINLITITPVQSIAEQDAQYGKDLWARDPDLCCQLRKVLPMEESLIGYEAWITGLRIASSPTREEVPVVQFDEKRGVLKISPMLHWSDDDLLRYTLENDVPVNPLMYNGYPSIGCGPCTARVAPGADPRSGRWAGQDKIECGLHT; encoded by the coding sequence ATGACCGTTGTGCAAAGAAGTGACGCTCGCGTCCTACAAGCCGTCGCTCGATATGCCACCGCAGGGCTTGAGGGCGCCGACGCCGCTGAGGTGATCCGTTGGGCCGCAGATTCCTTTGCCGGGCGCGTGGTCTCGACTCAAGCCATGGCGAACACCTCGATGTCGCACCTCATCTCCACCATCGCTCCCGAGATTCCTGTGGTGTTCCTTGACACCGGCTATCACTTCCCTGAGACCCTCGCCACCCGCGACGACCTGGTGGCCCGCACCAACATCAACCTGATCACGATCACCCCAGTGCAGTCGATCGCTGAGCAAGATGCGCAATATGGCAAGGATCTCTGGGCGCGCGATCCTGACCTTTGCTGCCAGCTGCGCAAAGTGCTTCCGATGGAGGAATCCCTTATCGGCTACGAGGCCTGGATCACCGGACTGCGCATCGCCTCATCGCCGACTCGCGAAGAGGTTCCCGTCGTGCAGTTCGATGAGAAGCGTGGAGTGCTGAAGATCTCCCCCATGCTGCATTGGTCGGACGACGATCTGCTGCGCTACACCCTTGAGAACGATGTGCCGGTGAATCCCTTGATGTACAACGGATACCCCTCTATCGGCTGTGGTCCATGCACCGCGCGTGTTGCTCCCGGTGCTGACCCTCGCTCTGGACGTTGGGCCGGCCAGGACAAGATCGAGTGCGGCCTGCACACATGA
- a CDS encoding DUF6325 family protein produces the protein MEIGPVEYLVVEFPGNEFNGEIAPEIAALAQAGIVRILDLVFITKDENGDVVWLEADAMQGEVALGFLDSFDQLQGLLNEDDIATVAAELAPNSSAGLILWENTWAARLAGAIENAKGRVVAHERIPREFVLEAAAALTS, from the coding sequence ATGGAAATCGGCCCAGTTGAGTATCTCGTCGTTGAGTTCCCCGGCAATGAATTCAACGGCGAAATTGCCCCTGAGATTGCTGCCCTGGCACAGGCCGGAATCGTGCGCATTCTTGATCTGGTATTCATCACCAAAGATGAGAATGGTGACGTCGTGTGGCTGGAAGCCGACGCGATGCAAGGCGAAGTTGCACTGGGATTCCTGGACAGCTTCGATCAGCTTCAGGGCCTGTTGAATGAAGATGACATCGCGACCGTTGCTGCCGAACTAGCACCCAATTCCTCAGCTGGACTGATTCTTTGGGAAAACACCTGGGCTGCACGACTGGCTGGCGCAATTGAGAATGCCAAGGGTCGCGTGGTGGCTCATGAACGCATCCCTCGTGAATTCGTCCTGGAAGCCGCAGCCGCGCTCACAAGCTGA
- the cobA gene encoding uroporphyrinogen-III C-methyltransferase, translated as MSSYPISLNLAGKRVIVVGAGAVARRRIPALLAAGARVLVIAPSVAESILTLSQQGSIELTIRGFESGDTAGAWLVHALTDVAGVNEAVAAEAHAAGIWCIRADQALLSEAWTPASTSVDDITIAVTAGADPRRAAAIRDAVADQLKDGSLPVRRVRPSDGHVVLIGGGPGDPDLITIRGRRALAMADVVVFDRLGPVSLLESLDDDVELIEAGKSPGHQSLTQDEINAVIVDRARLGKRVVRLKGGDPFVFGRGSEEVQACVAAGVTVEVIPGISSAVAAPGAAGIPVTHRGLANGYVVITGHPLADLAPLAQLQLTLVVLMGVASLPRLVSGLVSAGKHGSTPVAIIEEASSSKQRVTVGTLESIVDRAEEVGVRNPAVIVIGDVVSVPNMLSAQTSLHQVSS; from the coding sequence ATGAGCAGCTACCCCATCTCGCTGAACCTGGCGGGTAAGCGGGTGATCGTTGTGGGCGCGGGCGCTGTTGCTCGAAGAAGAATCCCCGCACTGCTTGCAGCTGGAGCTCGAGTACTCGTCATCGCGCCATCGGTCGCCGAATCGATCCTCACGCTTAGCCAACAGGGCTCGATTGAGTTGACCATTCGTGGCTTTGAATCCGGTGACACCGCGGGAGCCTGGCTTGTCCACGCACTCACTGATGTCGCGGGAGTCAATGAGGCCGTCGCAGCTGAAGCCCACGCGGCAGGAATCTGGTGCATACGCGCAGATCAGGCTTTGCTTTCTGAGGCCTGGACTCCTGCATCTACCAGCGTTGACGACATCACCATCGCCGTGACTGCAGGAGCCGACCCCAGAAGGGCTGCAGCAATTCGCGATGCGGTCGCAGATCAGCTCAAGGACGGATCCTTACCTGTGCGACGCGTGCGTCCGTCCGATGGACACGTGGTGCTCATTGGTGGTGGTCCTGGGGATCCAGATCTCATCACCATCCGTGGACGTCGCGCACTTGCGATGGCTGATGTCGTCGTGTTTGACCGCTTGGGCCCTGTCAGCCTGCTCGAAAGCCTCGATGACGATGTTGAGTTGATCGAAGCCGGCAAGAGTCCGGGCCATCAGTCACTGACTCAGGATGAGATCAACGCAGTGATTGTTGATCGAGCCAGGCTTGGCAAGCGCGTCGTCCGTCTGAAGGGCGGTGACCCGTTTGTTTTTGGGCGCGGTTCTGAAGAAGTGCAAGCGTGCGTCGCCGCAGGTGTCACAGTTGAAGTGATTCCAGGCATCAGTTCAGCTGTCGCTGCCCCGGGCGCTGCTGGCATTCCTGTCACGCATCGCGGTCTGGCCAACGGCTACGTCGTCATCACTGGGCATCCGCTCGCAGATCTCGCACCTCTTGCACAATTGCAACTCACCCTCGTTGTACTGATGGGTGTGGCAAGCCTTCCCAGACTTGTGAGCGGCTTGGTTTCAGCAGGCAAGCATGGGTCAACGCCAGTAGCGATCATTGAAGAGGCCAGCTCCAGCAAGCAACGCGTGACTGTGGGCACTCTGGAGTCGATCGTGGATCGCGCTGAAGAAGTTGGCGTCCGCAATCCCGCAGTCATAGTGATCGGCGACGTGGTGTCCGTGCCAAATATGCTCTCTGCGCAGACGTCTTTGCACCAGGTCTCGAGCTAG
- a CDS encoding SHOCT domain-containing protein: MIRRGPSLIRVAATTAVVAGTATAVSGGMRGRQAQKAQAQQAAAAPAPVAPADPTAGEMTDEVISQLKQLADLKNQGILTEEEFSAQKAKLLGE, encoded by the coding sequence ATGATTCGTCGCGGACCAAGCCTTATTCGCGTTGCCGCAACCACTGCCGTCGTTGCGGGCACTGCCACGGCGGTGTCAGGTGGCATGCGCGGCCGGCAAGCCCAGAAAGCCCAGGCTCAACAGGCCGCTGCCGCTCCTGCCCCGGTTGCGCCGGCTGACCCAACTGCAGGAGAGATGACCGACGAGGTCATCAGTCAGCTCAAGCAACTAGCTGACCTCAAGAATCAGGGCATCCTGACTGAAGAGGAATTCTCTGCTCAGAAAGCCAAACTGCTCGGCGAGTAA